In a single window of the Pieris rapae chromosome 9, ilPieRapa1.1, whole genome shotgun sequence genome:
- the LOC110998462 gene encoding uridine phosphorylase 1 isoform X1, translating to MPLNGVAVDNGLKNNGENQNNSNHEPHRKTYEEEFSQNDSEVDNLDAIRYPDGSVRLRNPNIELMDQDILYHLALGSGSHDLVEMFGDVKFVCMGGTPKRMEQFAYNIMAEIGHKLPCGTTLQDISHFSYRYSMYKVGPVLSISHGMGIPSVGILLHEVIKLMYHAKVRDPVFFRIGTCGGIGHEGGTVIISEEVVDGALRNVLELTVLGKTLQRPAKLDRRLARELKAMGDPEDPYDTVTGKTMCTYDFYEGQGRLDGAFCDFTENDKMEYLESIHKSGVVNIEMESLAFAALTHHAGIKAAVICVTLLDRLKGDQVLAPKEVLDEWQQRPTKLVSRHIKRYLQMKGRLSLDGHGSVAVKSPRRFKLVQQESETYD from the exons ATGCCTTTAAATGGAGTGGCCGTGGATAATGGCCTGAAAAATAACGGTGAGAACCAGAACAATTCAAATCATGAGCCACATCGAAAGACTTACGAAGAAGAATTTTCCCAAAATGACTCGGAGGTCGACAATTTGGATGCTattag GTATCCCGATGGATCGGTGCGTCTCCGGAATCCGAATATTGAACTCATGGATCAAGACATATTGTACCACCTGGCGCTGGGAAGTGGCTCCCATGACTTGGTCGAGATGTTTGGGGATGTTAag tttgTCTGCATGGGCGGAACTCCCAAACGAATGGAGCAGTTTGCCTACAACATAATGGCAGAAATTGGCCACAAACTGCCATGCGGAACTACGCTGCAGGACATCAGTCATTTTTCCTACCGCTACTCGATGTATAAAGTTGGACCTGTACTGTCTATAAGT CACGGTATGGGAATTCCATCAGTGGGCATTCTACTCCACGAAGTCATAAAACTTATGTACCACGCTAAAGTTCGGGACCCAGTGTTCTTCAGGATAGGGACTTGTGGCGGAATCGGTCATGAGGGTGGTACAGTGATTATTTCAGAGGAAGTTGTCGATGGAGCACTTCGTAATGTCCTTGAATTG acCGTTCTTGGAAAGACACTTCAAAGACCAGCAAAATTGGATAGAAGGCTGGCACGAGAACTCAAGGCCATGGGAGATCCCGAAGATCCTTATGACACAGTGACAGGGAAAACTATGTGCACATACGATTTTTATGaag GTCAAGGTCGTCTAGACGGTGCCTTCTGCGACTTCAcagaaaatgataaaatgGAATATTTGGAGAGTATTCATAAATCGGGTGTGGTGAATATAGAAATGGAGTCGTTGGCTTTCGCAGCACTAACTCATCACGCTGGTATTAAGGCAGCTGTCATCTGCGTCACCCTATTGGACAGATTGAAAGGAGATCAG GTTCTAGCTCCAAAGGAAGTCTTGGATGAGTGGCAGCAACGTCCGACAAAACTTGTTTCTCGCCACATTAAAAG aTACCTACAGATGAAAGGTCGTCTGTCCTTAGACGGACATGGTTCTGTCGCTGTAAAGAGTCCGCGTCGATTCAAGCTGGTCCAGCAAGAGTCTGAAACCTACGACTAA
- the LOC110998450 gene encoding tetraspanin-13 isoform X2, whose amino-acid sequence MCGGFTCSKNALIALNILYVVVASILISVAVYGQASALTTLPIVGGIMACGILLILISLLGLAGAVKHHQVMLFFYMVILFLLFLVQFSIACACLGVNSDQQEMLAQQGWNSVDLDMKEQVQERFQCCSFKSRVIAPNATLDYPSCAVVDGNCCKHMPVTDECKCEPCMEKLKETIDYAFKLCGGIGLFFSFTEFLGVWLTVRYRNQKDPRANPSAFL is encoded by the exons ATGTGTGGAGGTTTTACGTGCTCTAAAAATGCTCTTATAGCATTAAACATTCTCTATGTG gtTGTGGCCTCAATTCTTATATCCGTAGCTGTCTATGGCCAGGCTTCAGCTTTAACAACCTTACCTATAGTTGGAGGGATAATGGCTTGTGGAATTTTACTAATTCTAATATCACTTCTGGGCTTAGCTGGTGCTGTGAAGCATCATCAAGTCATGTTATTCTTT tACATggtcattttatttcttttgtttctggTGCAGTTTTCAATTGCTTGTGCTTGTCTTGGAGTTAATTCTGACCAGCAAGAGATGCTGGCGCAACAG ggATGGAATTCAGTTGACCTGGATATGAAGGAGCAGGTGCAGGAGCGATTCCAATGTTGCAGCTTTAAAAGCAGAGTAATTGCACCAAATGCCACCTTGGATTACCCTTCTTGTGCTGTTGTTGAT GGGAATTGCTGCAAACACATGCCAGTCACAGATGAATGTAAATGTGAGCCATGTATGGAGAAGCTTAAGGAAACAATAGATTATGCATTTAAACTGTGTGGTGGAATTGGACTGTTCTTCAGCTTTACTGAg TTTCTGGGTGTGTGGTTGACTGTAAGGTATCGCAATCAGAAGGATCCACGTGCTAATCCGAGCGCGTTTCTTTGA
- the LOC110998450 gene encoding tetraspanin-13 isoform X1, protein MCGGFTCSKNALIALNILYVVVASILISVAVYGQASALTTLPIVGGIMACGILLILISLLGLAGAVKHHQVMLFFYMVILFLLFLVQFSIACACLGVNSDQQEMLAQQGWNSVDLDMKEQVQERFQCCSFKSRVIAPNATLDYPSCAVVDGNCCKHMPVTDECKCEPCMEKLKETIDYAFKLCGGIGLFFSFTELFAVWIARRYRNQPDPNYKEPHAVFPRKNYLY, encoded by the exons ATGTGTGGAGGTTTTACGTGCTCTAAAAATGCTCTTATAGCATTAAACATTCTCTATGTG gtTGTGGCCTCAATTCTTATATCCGTAGCTGTCTATGGCCAGGCTTCAGCTTTAACAACCTTACCTATAGTTGGAGGGATAATGGCTTGTGGAATTTTACTAATTCTAATATCACTTCTGGGCTTAGCTGGTGCTGTGAAGCATCATCAAGTCATGTTATTCTTT tACATggtcattttatttcttttgtttctggTGCAGTTTTCAATTGCTTGTGCTTGTCTTGGAGTTAATTCTGACCAGCAAGAGATGCTGGCGCAACAG ggATGGAATTCAGTTGACCTGGATATGAAGGAGCAGGTGCAGGAGCGATTCCAATGTTGCAGCTTTAAAAGCAGAGTAATTGCACCAAATGCCACCTTGGATTACCCTTCTTGTGCTGTTGTTGAT GGGAATTGCTGCAAACACATGCCAGTCACAGATGAATGTAAATGTGAGCCATGTATGGAGAAGCTTAAGGAAACAATAGATTATGCATTTAAACTGTGTGGTGGAATTGGACTGTTCTTCAGCTTTACTGAg ctgTTCGCTGTATGGATCGCCCGACGTTATCGCAACCAACCGGACCCAAACTACAAAGAGCCACACGCGGTATTCCCtagaaaaaattacttatattga
- the LOC110998442 gene encoding transmembrane protein 177, with amino-acid sequence MTTRRPISWFLTDQGRKFSFVVVTGTGIALTAVRFTPHTFLIDKYREFVHYYSAGKPVDLTKNLRDRYQRCLDILKVSEVQRKLFKPFTVFGFDLFHAGSTGSRFGVLIGIPVNFNYNNLDDVAKDNVQVNQKPVDLSSEVGRKLGEALILPEKVQEFAICREILMTQNNKVMFESSYPFVSVFLVYNLSTYLNKRLNLYAAPVAMRAMLYSITGLFGLGTYFLLKDATEVHYETSADKALVQLGKEYVESGVIFYEKLLARNQALRELMGPEGERKYTVKGNVNYRLRQPHIALVHRKQFFEKSLMADDPEGLLET; translated from the exons ATGACTACCCGAAGACCAATATCTTGGTTTTTAACAGACCAGGGAAGAAAGTTCTCTTTTGTAGTTGTGACCGGAACCGGCATAGCTCTAACAGCAGTAAGATTTACTcctcatacatttttaattgataaatacagGGAGTTTGTTCATTACTACAG TGCGGGGAAACCAGtagatttaacaaaaaatcttcGCGATAGGTATCAGAGATGTCTAGATATCCTCAAAGTATCTGAAgtacaaagaaaattattcaaacCATTTACTGTATTTGGATTTGATTTGTTTCATGCTG gTAGTACAGGTTCCAGGTTTGGTGTTTTAATTGGTATTCCagtaaatttcaattataataatttagatgaTGTTGCTAAAGATAATGTTCAG gtTAATCAGAAACCAGTTGACCTTTCATCTGAAGTTGGAAGAAAACTTGGCGAAGCATTAATTCTACCTGAGAAAGTGCAGGAATTTGCAATTTGCAGAGAAATATTGatgacacaaaataataaagttatgtttGAGTCTTCATATCCCTTCGTATCAGTTTTtcttgtatataatttgtcaacatacttaaataaacGTCTTAATTTATATGCAGCTCCAGTTGCAATGAGAGCTATGTTATATTCCATTACTGGACTGTTTGGATTAGGGACTTATTTCCTGTTAAAGGATGCAACAGAAGTTCATTATGAGACTAGTGCTGATAAAGCTCTTGTTCAACTTGGAAAAGAATATGTTGAAAGtggtgtaattttttatgaaaaacttCTGGCAAGAAATCAAGCTTTGCGAGAATTAATGGGACCAGAAGGGGAGAGGAAGTACACTGTTAAAGGAAATGTCAATTATAGACTACGACAGCCACATATTGCATTAGTGCATAGAAAGCAATTCTTTGAAAAATCGTTAATGGCTGATGATCCAGAAGGGCTACTAGAGACatga
- the LOC110998461 gene encoding uncharacterized protein LOC110998461, which produces MRIKLVWIIFMILPFTLVGTQPVQTQISPQTYRNGDQKINSTQLLPKHENDSDEDGQIISVRITSSVAVGRGTFDGKPGLETHDVEQTTITTPTADVTGSFVTATNYESMTTTFTEALTDYPPHLAGANIEFIKQLQAKKETRALLIPEPAYQIQTSYEMSNNTEQDPLLQETINENDKDIEDIPLARSIPLSYSSKSFIHRQGDNNQKLTTVSFNIVHERPKLLNYNKQNSASGDTNLSARKFYNEPSKVYSEPAQIYSEPAKFYSEPAKIYSEPAKIYSEPAKVYSEPAKIYSEPAKFYSEPASLHLSPKSIPTNRNTWLPQTGTTSFSSTYSTTTSNPLYPKNLDKRIEHQPEKNYEVDEKVSVQTDGRSHGEQANNPENCKQENCKVGYVVEGRQFRKYRVEERTSDGFIVGEYGVVRNEDGALRGVRYTADSEASPRLIHDALMKFLQLK; this is translated from the coding sequence ATTTTGCCGTTTACATTGGTAGGGACGCAACCAGTACAGACTCAAATTTCACCGCAAACATACAGAAATGGCgaccaaaaaattaattctactCAATTATTACCAAAGCATGAAAATGATTCAGATGAAGACGGCCAGATAATATCTGTTAGGATAACGTCTTCCGTGGCTGTTGGGAGAGGAACATTTGATGGAAAACCAGGTCTCGAAACGCATGACGTTGAGCAAACTACCATCACAACACCCACTGCTGATGTTACAGGGTCTTTTGTAACAGCTACCAATTATGAATCAATGACTACTACTTTTACCGAAGCTTTGACAGATTATCCACCCCATCTTGCTGGTGCTAATATTGAGTTTATAAAACAACTTCAAGCAAAAAAAGAAACACGAGCTTTACTTATACCTGAACCAGCATATCAAATACAAACGAGTTATGAAATGTCAAATAACACAGAACAAGATCCATTATTACAGGAAACGATTAATGAAAATGATAAAGACATTGAAGATATTCCTCTAGCTAGATCTATTCCCTTATCTTATTCATCTAAAAGTTTTATTCACAGACAAGGagataataatcaaaaactaACAACCGTCAGTTTTAACATAGTGCATGAGAGaccaaaactattaaattacaataaacaaaattcagCTAGTGGCGATACAAATCTCTCTGCAAGAAAGTTTTACAATGAACCTTCAAAAGTTTACAGTGAGCCTGCTCAAATTTATAGTGAACCTGCGAAATTTTACAGTGAACCAGCAAAGATATATAGTGAACCTGCAAAAATATACAGTGAACCAGCAAAAGTATATAGTGAACCTGCTAAAATTTATAGCGAACCAGCAAAATTTTACAGCGAGCCAGCGTCATTACATTTATCTCCAAAATCAATTCCAACCAATCGTAATACATGGCTTCCCCAAACTGGTACTACTAGTTTCTCGAGTACTTATAGTACTACGACCTCTAATCCCCTTTACCCAAAAAACTTAGACAAAAGAATTGAACATCAGCCTGAGAAGAACTACGAAGTTGACGAAAAAGTCAGCGTGCAGACTGATGGTCGCAGTCACGGTGAACAAGCTAACAATCCTGAAAACTGCAAACAAGAAAACTGTAAAGTAGGTTATGTTGTGGAAGGAAGACAATTTAGAAAATACCGCGTAGAAGAAAGGACTTCAGACGGCTTCATAGTCGGAGAATATGGAGTAGTGAGAAACGAAGACGGGGCGTTGAGAGGAGTCCGTTACACGGCAGATAGTGAAGCTAGTCCTCGTCTCATTCACGATGCACTTATGAAGTTCCTACAGCTCAAgtag
- the LOC110998462 gene encoding uridine phosphorylase 1 isoform X2, which produces MPLNGVAVDNGLKNNGENQNNSNHEPHRKTYEEEFSQNDSEVDNLDAIRYPDGSVRLRNPNIELMDQDILYHLALGSGSHDLVEMFGDVKFVCMGGTPKRMEQFAYNIMAEIGHKLPCGTTLQDISHFSYRYSMYKVGPVLSISHGMGIPSVGILLHEVIKLMYHAKVRDPVFFRIGTCGGIGHEGGTVIISEEVVDGALRNVLELTVLGKTLQRPAKLDRRLARELKAMGDPEDPYDTVTGKTMCTYDFYEGQGRLDGAFCDFTENDKMEYLESIHKSGVVNIEMESLAFAALTHHAGIKAAVICVTLLDRLKGDQVLAPKEVLDEWQQRPTKLVSRHIKR; this is translated from the exons ATGCCTTTAAATGGAGTGGCCGTGGATAATGGCCTGAAAAATAACGGTGAGAACCAGAACAATTCAAATCATGAGCCACATCGAAAGACTTACGAAGAAGAATTTTCCCAAAATGACTCGGAGGTCGACAATTTGGATGCTattag GTATCCCGATGGATCGGTGCGTCTCCGGAATCCGAATATTGAACTCATGGATCAAGACATATTGTACCACCTGGCGCTGGGAAGTGGCTCCCATGACTTGGTCGAGATGTTTGGGGATGTTAag tttgTCTGCATGGGCGGAACTCCCAAACGAATGGAGCAGTTTGCCTACAACATAATGGCAGAAATTGGCCACAAACTGCCATGCGGAACTACGCTGCAGGACATCAGTCATTTTTCCTACCGCTACTCGATGTATAAAGTTGGACCTGTACTGTCTATAAGT CACGGTATGGGAATTCCATCAGTGGGCATTCTACTCCACGAAGTCATAAAACTTATGTACCACGCTAAAGTTCGGGACCCAGTGTTCTTCAGGATAGGGACTTGTGGCGGAATCGGTCATGAGGGTGGTACAGTGATTATTTCAGAGGAAGTTGTCGATGGAGCACTTCGTAATGTCCTTGAATTG acCGTTCTTGGAAAGACACTTCAAAGACCAGCAAAATTGGATAGAAGGCTGGCACGAGAACTCAAGGCCATGGGAGATCCCGAAGATCCTTATGACACAGTGACAGGGAAAACTATGTGCACATACGATTTTTATGaag GTCAAGGTCGTCTAGACGGTGCCTTCTGCGACTTCAcagaaaatgataaaatgGAATATTTGGAGAGTATTCATAAATCGGGTGTGGTGAATATAGAAATGGAGTCGTTGGCTTTCGCAGCACTAACTCATCACGCTGGTATTAAGGCAGCTGTCATCTGCGTCACCCTATTGGACAGATTGAAAGGAGATCAG GTTCTAGCTCCAAAGGAAGTCTTGGATGAGTGGCAGCAACGTCCGACAAAACTTGTTTCTCGCCACATTAAAAGGTga
- the LOC110998462 gene encoding uridine phosphorylase 1 isoform X3, whose product MSFDTDELRDEYPDGSVRLRNPNIELMDQDILYHLALGSGSHDLVEMFGDVKFVCMGGTPKRMEQFAYNIMAEIGHKLPCGTTLQDISHFSYRYSMYKVGPVLSISHGMGIPSVGILLHEVIKLMYHAKVRDPVFFRIGTCGGIGHEGGTVIISEEVVDGALRNVLELTVLGKTLQRPAKLDRRLARELKAMGDPEDPYDTVTGKTMCTYDFYEGQGRLDGAFCDFTENDKMEYLESIHKSGVVNIEMESLAFAALTHHAGIKAAVICVTLLDRLKGDQVLAPKEVLDEWQQRPTKLVSRHIKRYLQMKGRLSLDGHGSVAVKSPRRFKLVQQESETYD is encoded by the exons ATGTCCTTCGATACTGATGAGCTTCGTGACGA GTATCCCGATGGATCGGTGCGTCTCCGGAATCCGAATATTGAACTCATGGATCAAGACATATTGTACCACCTGGCGCTGGGAAGTGGCTCCCATGACTTGGTCGAGATGTTTGGGGATGTTAag tttgTCTGCATGGGCGGAACTCCCAAACGAATGGAGCAGTTTGCCTACAACATAATGGCAGAAATTGGCCACAAACTGCCATGCGGAACTACGCTGCAGGACATCAGTCATTTTTCCTACCGCTACTCGATGTATAAAGTTGGACCTGTACTGTCTATAAGT CACGGTATGGGAATTCCATCAGTGGGCATTCTACTCCACGAAGTCATAAAACTTATGTACCACGCTAAAGTTCGGGACCCAGTGTTCTTCAGGATAGGGACTTGTGGCGGAATCGGTCATGAGGGTGGTACAGTGATTATTTCAGAGGAAGTTGTCGATGGAGCACTTCGTAATGTCCTTGAATTG acCGTTCTTGGAAAGACACTTCAAAGACCAGCAAAATTGGATAGAAGGCTGGCACGAGAACTCAAGGCCATGGGAGATCCCGAAGATCCTTATGACACAGTGACAGGGAAAACTATGTGCACATACGATTTTTATGaag GTCAAGGTCGTCTAGACGGTGCCTTCTGCGACTTCAcagaaaatgataaaatgGAATATTTGGAGAGTATTCATAAATCGGGTGTGGTGAATATAGAAATGGAGTCGTTGGCTTTCGCAGCACTAACTCATCACGCTGGTATTAAGGCAGCTGTCATCTGCGTCACCCTATTGGACAGATTGAAAGGAGATCAG GTTCTAGCTCCAAAGGAAGTCTTGGATGAGTGGCAGCAACGTCCGACAAAACTTGTTTCTCGCCACATTAAAAG aTACCTACAGATGAAAGGTCGTCTGTCCTTAGACGGACATGGTTCTGTCGCTGTAAAGAGTCCGCGTCGATTCAAGCTGGTCCAGCAAGAGTCTGAAACCTACGACTAA